In one window of Hypomesus transpacificus isolate Combined female unplaced genomic scaffold, fHypTra1 scaffold_214, whole genome shotgun sequence DNA:
- the LOC124462453 gene encoding LOW QUALITY PROTEIN: pleckstrin homology-like domain family B member 2 (The sequence of the model RefSeq protein was modified relative to this genomic sequence to represent the inferred CDS: inserted 2 bases in 1 codon) — protein sequence MLVGERRDTIVWSIKKDSEMMFKPESDQVASEVKVAPPPGLIDSGKAPPPGLIDSGEVVKLQTDMPHLVSLGSGRLSVAVTLLPLREGVTRVGREDACVPQDIVVQGEGIEAEHCLITNQEGVVTLDPCGHACALDGVSITTPTPLTQGYSVCLGKSYFFRFNHPEEASRLKSMLPQKNPASPLVYSTDYLKFSSDYGHALGGGARGMRSASELRDLMDTLQRKKIALETSLRANGDAGPSYFSMTQSPPITPATCPAPQSSAYQEQARRLYGSERPPLSGKSAGPPSPSPRPSMTRNQSQDSLLLASSEGRRPLPGSSPLLSMWNGSGSSSSVAGSDSLLSPPPPSSSSSRLPPGGTASMPSSPRLGRRSHGNQEPIPSPRTRKYSTGSLGGGMKGGGGNHSRSMPRLCCPTPRSHDNGFGGVALTTLPPRCSDLNGSKASPHPPGLTQGEGVVSISLTPKTPTTAXPPDVTVPGRPGAPSSPRVAKKLSLTSSSAPDPDRPSSRGLCPDPELLLGERCGGGGLGERRQSFGKGGVAPFRERRGSISSLSGNEELSDYHQHQRDERMREQEVQRLERHRLETILSLCSELGRAEDLRGGVSRKAGVKDQVSTVTDLQKLTQQLEQLTGAEATITLTTGPPSQNGYYDGGRLVQQRRSSSYCDNRAESPAISLRSCAPSPTPRAQMTNQVRELLSPKVPEEARQDMRRVEEARKQEVRRVEEERIQVLNNMEELEQKIKELENQMEESVREVEVEQALVEAEQDAELAALQQEKQEVETLKTKMAALEAQAHEEKTQAYELLQAERGRVESLGQCVCEQRSQLDCCPEALKDPLQEQLTRASEVLDAETKRFEDLEFQHLERESRRDEEKDTSTHTLLRDVTHYQRSTLTRKERLVTLKKQAAQITQQAEREKDSFLQEKSSLQMMLHREKENLVSLEKKYADLTGGRGFPLIPVTLKEGYVTVSEINELYSQLGGDINPTPAPILANPCLETEPSSSPDARTPKIEEDQHFRFLEERKRMIKEGGAHLSDTLPRKKPTPTPQFSCSTLGRSYPAKSHQSLVQSSSWGSILPRVLAGSCREASRSHRGHTSSRASSASQNNVYLDSFGYRDNGQAFDTMSVDSSDSMETSISACSPDNVSCSSTSNVAKLEEMERLLREAHAEKHCMLEHKEREQEVKRALEEERRRREELEVRLQEETSRRQKMIDREVKLREKQRTQSRPLTRYLPVRKDDFDLRSHIESAGHSVDTCFHLALTEKTCRGFLVKMGGKIKTWKKRWFVFDRNRRTLSYYSDKHEAKMKGVIYFQAIEEVYYDHLKNAHKSPHPSLTFSVKTHDRVYYMVAPSPEAMRVWMDVIVTGAEGYTQFMV from the exons ATGCTGGTAGGAGAGAGACGTGACACAATCGTTTGGAGTATAAAAAAA gaCTCAGAGATGATGTTCAAACCAGAGTCTGACCAGGTCGCATCTGAg GTCAAGGTGGCCCCACCCCCAGGGTTGATTGACAGTGGGAAGGCCCCACCCCCAGGGTTGATTGACAGTGGGGAGGTGGTGAagctgcagacagacatgccaCACCTGGTCAGTCTGGGCAGCGGACGCCTCAGTGTAGCTGTTACCCTGCTGCCCCTGAGAGAag GGGTGACCCGTGTGGGCCGTGAGGATGCCTGTGTTCCCCAGGACATCGTGGTGCAGGGAGAGGGAATCGAGGCGGAGCACTGTCTCATCACCAACCAGGAGGGCGTAGTCACCCTGGACCCCTGCGGACATGCCTGCGCCCTGGACGGGGTTTCCAtcactacccccacccccctcacccaag GGTACTCCGTGTGTCTGGGTAAGTCGTACTTCTTCAGGTTCAACCATCCAGAGGAGGCCAGCCGTCTGAAGAGCATGCTCCCACAGAAAAACCCTGCGTCCCCCCTAGTCTacagcacag acTATCTCAAGTTCAGCAGCGACTATGGTCATGCCCTAGGGGGTGGAGCCAGGGGCATGCGCTCGGCTTCCGAGCTCCGTGATTTGATGGACACCCTGCAACGGAAGAAGATCGCCCTGGAGACCAGCCTGAGGGCCAATGGGGATGCTGGCCCCTCCTACTTCAGCATGACTCAG TCTCCACCCATAACGCCAGCCACATGCCCCGCTCCCCAGTCCTCAGCCTATCAGGAGCAGGCTAGGCGTCTGTACGGCTCTGAGCGCCCGCCCCTGTCTGGTAAATCAGCTggtcccccttccccctccccacgACCCTCCATGACCCGCAACCAATCACAGGACAGCCTGCTGCTGGCCTCCAGCGAAGGCCGACGGCCCctcccaggctcctcccccttacTCTCCATGTGGAATGGCagtggctcctcctcctctgttgctGGTAGcgacagcctcctctctcctcctcctccctcctcctcctcctcccgtctcccccccgGCGGTACTGCCAGCATGCCTTCCAGCCCCCGCCTTGGCCGCCGTAGCCACGGCAACCAGGAGCCAATCCCCAGCCCCCGCACCAGGAAGTACTCCACGGGTTCTCTAGGGGGGGGGATGAAAGGCGGGGGAGGCAACCACAGTCGATCCATGCCCCGCCTTTGTTGCCCCACCCCACGAAGCCATGACAACGGATTTGGCGGCGTTGCCTTGACGACACTTCCTCCGCGATGCTCCGATCTCAACGGCAGCAaggccagcccccacccccctggccTCACCCAAGGGGAGGGCGTGGTCTCAATCTCACTCACCCCTAAGACCCCCACTACCGC CCCCCCAGACGTCACTGTGCCCGGCCGGCCAGGGGCCCCATCCAGCCCCCGTGTGGCCAAGAAGCTCAGCCTTACCTCCTCCAGcgccccagacccagacaggccGTCCAGCCGGGGGCTCTGCCCAGACCCAGAGCTGCTCCTGGGGGAGCGCTGTGGGGGCGGGGGTCTGGGGGAGCGGAGGCAGTCGTTCGGGAAGGGGGGTGTGGCCCCCTTCAGAGAAAGGAGGGGCAGCATCAGCTCACTGAGCGGGAACGAGGAGCTGAGCGACTACCATCAACACCAGAGAGACGAGAGGATGAGAGAACAAGAGGTCCAGAGACTG gagcGTCATCGTCTAGAGACTATCCTGTCTTTGTGCTCGGAGCTGGGCAGAGCTGAAGACCTAAGAGGGGGTGTGTCCAGGAAGGCGGGGGTGAAAGATCAGGTTTCCACGGTGACCGACCTCCAGAAGCTCACCCAGCAGCTGGAACAGCTGACCGGGGCCGAAGCCACCATCACCCTAACCACCGGACCACCCAGCCAGAACGGTTACTATGACGGCGGGCGCCTGGTCCAACAGAGGCGGAGCAGCAGTTATTGTGACAACAGGGCAGAGTCCCCGGCTATCAGCTTACGCAGCTGtgccccttcccccaccccacgCGCCCAGATGACCAATCAGGTCAGAGAGTTGCTGTCTCCCAAG GTGCCGGAGGAGGCGCGGCAGGATATGAGGCGTGTGGAAGAGGCTCGGAAGCAGGAAGTGAGgcgagtggaggaggagaggatccagGTGCTCAACAacatggaggagctggaacagAAGATCAAAGAGCTGGAGAACCAGATGGAGGAGTCTGTTCGAGAG gTGGAGGTGGAGCAAGCGCTGGTGGAGGCGGAGCAGGATGCGGAGTTAGCTGCGCTGCAAcaggagaaacaggaagtggaaaccCTAAaaaccaagatggccgccctgGAGGCCCAGGCACACGAAGAGAAGACGCAG gcgtATGAGCTgctgcaggcagagagaggcagggtagagagcttgggtcagtgtgtgtgtgagcagcgaTCTCAGCTGGACTGCTGTCCTGAGGCCCTGAAGGATCCTCTACAGGAGCAGCTAACCagg gcCTCAGAGGTGTTGGATGCAGAGACAAAGCGTTTTGAGGACTTGGAGTTCcagcacctggagagagagagccggagagacgaggagaaggacaccagcacacacacactcctacgaGACGTCACACACTACCAGCGCAGCACGCTCACccgcaag GAGAGGCTTGTGACCCTGAAGAAACAAGCGGCTCAGATTACCCAGCAGGCCGAGCGAGAGAAGGACAGCTTCCTGCAGGAGAAGAGCAGCCTGCAGATGATGCTgcacagg gAGAAAGAGaatctggtctctctggagaaGAAGTATGCTGACCTCACAGGTGGGCGGGGCTTCCCTCTCATCCCTGTCACTCTTAAGGAG GGCTATGTGACAGTCAGTGAGATCAATGAACTTTACTCCCAACTGGGGGGTGACATTAACCCCACCCCTGCCCCTATTCTGGCCAATCCCTGCCTTGAAACTGAGCCTAGCTCCTCCCCCGATGCCAGGACCCCAAAGATCGAGGaagatcag CACTTCCGtttcctggaggagaggaagaggatgataaAAGAGGGCGGGGCTCACTTGAGTGACACGCTGCCCAGGAAAAAGCCCACGCCCACTCCTCAGTTCAGCTGCTCTACTCTGGGACGCAGCTACCCtgccaag TCCCACCAGTCCCTGGTCCAGAGCAGCAGCTGGGGCAGCATCCTGCCCAGAGTCCTGGCAGGCTCCTGCAGAGAGGCTTCCCGCTCCCACAGAG GTCACACCAGCTCCCGGGCAAGCTCCGCCTCCCAGAACAACGTCTACCTGGACTCCTTTGGTTACCGTGACAACGGCCAGGCTTTTGACACCATGAGCGTGGACAGCTCAGACTCCATGGAAACCAGCATCTCTGCCTGTTCCCCTGACAATGTCTCGTG TTCTAGCACATCAAATGTGGCCAAACTGGAGGAAATGGAACGCTTGTTGAGAGAGGCCCATGCTGAGAAACACTGCATGCTGGAACACAAG GAGCGCGAGCAGGAAGTGAAGCGTGCACtagaggaggagcggaggaggagagaggagctggaggtgcGCCTGCAAGAGGAAACCAGCAGGAGGCAGAAGATGATCGACAGGGAGGTGAAGCTGAGGGAGAAACAGCGAACGCAG TCTCGGCCGTTGACCCGTTACCTACCGGTGAGGAAGGATGACTTTGACCTGCGAAGTCACATTGAGTCTGCGGGCCACAGTGTGGACACCTGCTTCCACCTGGCCCTGACAGAGAAGACGTGCCGGGGCTTCCTGGTCAAGATGGGCGGCAAGATCAAGACCTGGAAGAAACGTTGGTTTGTCTTCGACCGCAACCGGCGAACCCTGTCCTACTACTCAG ACAAGCATGAAGCCAAGATGAAAGGTGTCATCTACTTCCAGGCCATAGAGGAAGTTTACTATGACCACTTAAAGAACGCTCACAAG agccctcacccctccctgacGTTCAGTGTGAAGACCCATGACCGGGTCTACTACATGGTGGCTCCCTCCCCCGAGGCCATGAGGGTTTGGATGGACGTCATAGTCACTGGCGCTGAAGGATACACCCAGTTCATGGTGTAA
- the sh3glb1a gene encoding endophilin-B1a, translating to MDFNVKRLAADAGTFLSRAVQFTEEKLGQAERTELDGHLENLLMRAESTKLWTERVLKQTEVLLQPNPNVRIEEFLYEKLEKKAPTRMNNHELLGHTMIEAGNEFGPGTAYGNALIKCGETEKQIGGAEREFIQSSAINFLTPFRNFLEGDFKTILKERKLLQVKRLDLDAAKTRLKKARVADARAVAEQDLRMTQSEFDRQAEITRLLLEGVSSTHAHHLRCLDDFVEAQTTYYAQCYQYMVDLQKQLGSFPSTFSNNNQSSGCSGASISVPTIPVSSSVPSPGQVRGEINELKSGSRKARVLYDYDAAGSSELSLLADEVIMVTVVPGMDSDWLMGERGSQKGRVPITYLELLN from the exons ATGGATTTCAATGTCAAAAGATTAGCTGCGGACGCAGGCACTTTTCTCAGCCGTGCTGTTCAA TTCACAGAGGAGAAGCTGGGCCAAGCAGAGCGGACGGAGCTGGACGGGCACCTGGAGAACCTGCTAATGAGAGCTGAGAGCACCAAGCTGTGGACTGAGAGAGTCCTGAAGCAGACGGAGGTGCTGCTGCAGCCAAACCCCA ATGTGAGAATAGAGGAGTTCCTGTATGAGAAGCTGGAGAAGAAGGCTCCCACACGCATGAACAACCATGAGCTGCTGGGACACACCATGATCGAGGCTGGGAACGAGTTTGGTCCCGGCACAGCCTATg GAAACGCCCTCATCAAATGTGGTGAGACGGAAAAGCAGATTGGAGGAGCTGAGAGGGAGTTCATCCAGTCCTCTGCCATCAACTTCCTGACACCCTTCAGGAACTTCCTGGAGGGAGATTTCAAAACCATCTTG AAGGAACGCAAGCTGCTGCAGGTGAAGCGTCTGGATCTGGACGCTGCCAAGACCCGGCTGAAGAAGGCCAGAGTAGCAGATGCCAGAGCAGTG gcgGAGCAGGATCTCAGGATGACCCAGAGTGAGTTTGACAGACAAGCTGAGATCACCAGGCTTCTACTGGAGGGAGTCAGCAGCACCCAT GCCCACCACCTGCGGTGTCTGGATGACTTTGTGGAGGCTCAGACAACCTACTATGCCCAGTGTTACCAGTATATGGTGGACCTCCAGAAACAACTGGGGAG cttcccctccaccttctccaacaacaaccagtCTTCCGGCTGCTCTGGCGCCAGCATCTCTGTGCCGACCATTCCAGTGTCGTCGTCCGTGCCCAGCCCGGGACAGGTGCGCGGTGAAATCAACGAGCTGAAGTCTGGCAGTCGCAAGGCTCGCGTACTGTACGACTATGACGCTGCTGGCAGCAGTGAGCTGTCCCTCCTGGCTGATGAG GTCATAATGGTGACTGTCGTCCCAGGCATggactctgattggctgatgggTGAGCGGGGGAGCCAGAAGGGGCGGGTACCCATCACCTACCTGGAGCTACTCAACTGA